Proteins found in one Enterococcus sp. 9D6_DIV0238 genomic segment:
- a CDS encoding MgtC/SapB family protein yields MSFVDITFRLVLSIIISGCIGIEREHKNRPAGIRTHILVCVGATVIALIQDQISIDALAMAQADPALSGVIRSDQARLIAQVVSGVGFLGAGTIVVTQRSILGLTTAATIWAVACLGIAIGMGYYPIAIIGAAAIMIGLTWMKRIIKVPSEKKVEVKFVHKLQTKEFLNNYFEEKQITIKDVEFSVEFQNDLRIYNNVYTVELPIALTYMDMIEDISIHKNVMKIKIVSV; encoded by the coding sequence ATGTCTTTTGTAGATATTACGTTTAGGCTTGTCTTATCGATCATTATTTCTGGTTGTATTGGGATCGAGCGGGAACATAAAAATCGTCCAGCAGGGATTCGTACGCATATTTTAGTCTGTGTTGGTGCAACAGTTATTGCATTGATTCAAGATCAAATTTCGATCGATGCATTAGCCATGGCTCAAGCTGATCCTGCTTTAAGCGGTGTGATTCGGTCAGATCAAGCAAGATTGATCGCACAAGTTGTCAGTGGTGTTGGTTTTCTTGGAGCGGGGACGATCGTTGTTACACAACGGTCGATTCTAGGCTTAACAACAGCTGCTACTATTTGGGCGGTGGCCTGTTTGGGCATTGCTATCGGTATGGGATATTATCCAATTGCGATCATTGGTGCAGCAGCGATCATGATCGGTTTGACCTGGATGAAGCGGATCATCAAAGTGCCAAGTGAAAAAAAAGTAGAAGTAAAGTTTGTGCATAAACTGCAAACAAAAGAATTTTTGAATAATTATTTTGAGGAAAAACAGATTACGATCAAAGATGTGGAGTTCAGCGTTGAATTTCAAAATGATCTTCGTATTTATAACAATGTTTATACAGTTGAGTTGCCGATTGCTTTGACATATATGGATATGATCGAAGATATATCAATCCATAAGAATGTGATGAAGATCAAGATTGTCAGTGTTTGA
- a CDS encoding helix-turn-helix domain-containing protein, translating to MKAIFSSRTRRQLELLELLADADWITFPRASEILNVPVKTLKSDIIELEALLTPTTIETSKKYGLRLATNLDFCISSIYQKFLKNSIEFQLIEKIFLHNFSTIIDLADDLYISISTIKRIVQRVNQQLQLEGFTINLKKMQLIGDPHSICNFMHCYFQERYGVAEKLLTAAQLASLDQVGLQIVKQALPGRKSYRMYFSLLNRLRLYTYTVINLLKYNNENQFYDVPKKVFSILEDTHACNEFFAQFQLSLTPKTLNTFFFLFFSNDYVDSLESAKKLIKSDHQERLKYQKIIHLIREIERRMDCECHNFEAIFLQLYNLDCMTHGRTYILYDRNKEFFLGVKNLYGHLPTEIIHSLQAIFYSNPYKEYIVYESISMLFTYWPNLLDRLEASTPTLNACLLFDISMEYMQMLSERITYYLRGRFSCTPIRVTTLADVEKSLSDYDCVITNIPEIQTDTVPIVMIPLIPDAQSFDKLMLVYEEHFKES from the coding sequence ATGAAGGCTATTTTCTCCTCTCGAACCAGACGCCAATTAGAACTATTAGAACTCCTAGCAGATGCGGATTGGATCACTTTTCCAAGAGCCTCCGAAATCTTGAATGTTCCTGTAAAAACCCTCAAATCAGATATTATTGAACTAGAAGCGCTCTTAACACCAACAACCATTGAAACCTCAAAAAAATACGGATTACGTCTAGCAACAAATCTTGACTTCTGTATATCAAGTATTTATCAGAAATTCTTAAAAAACAGTATTGAATTTCAGCTGATCGAAAAAATCTTTTTACATAATTTTTCCACTATTATCGATTTGGCTGACGACCTGTACATCAGTATTTCGACGATCAAACGAATTGTTCAACGAGTCAACCAGCAGCTTCAATTAGAAGGCTTTACGATCAATTTGAAGAAAATGCAGTTAATTGGCGACCCACATAGTATTTGTAACTTTATGCACTGTTACTTTCAAGAACGATACGGTGTAGCAGAAAAACTTTTGACAGCTGCTCAGCTTGCTTCTTTAGACCAAGTTGGTTTACAAATCGTTAAACAAGCTCTTCCTGGCCGTAAATCTTACAGGATGTATTTCTCTTTGTTGAATCGTTTGCGGCTTTATACATATACAGTAATCAATCTTTTAAAATACAATAACGAAAATCAGTTCTATGACGTTCCTAAAAAGGTGTTTTCGATCCTCGAGGATACACATGCCTGTAATGAATTTTTTGCCCAGTTTCAATTATCCCTAACCCCTAAAACTCTGAACACATTTTTCTTCTTGTTCTTTAGTAATGACTATGTGGATTCTCTTGAATCTGCAAAGAAGTTGATCAAAAGCGATCATCAAGAACGGCTTAAATATCAAAAAATCATCCATTTAATTCGTGAAATCGAACGCAGGATGGACTGTGAGTGTCATAATTTCGAAGCTATTTTTTTACAACTTTATAATTTGGATTGCATGACTCATGGACGGACATATATCCTATACGATCGTAATAAGGAGTTCTTTCTAGGCGTTAAAAATCTATATGGACATTTACCGACAGAAATTATCCATTCACTGCAAGCAATCTTCTATTCAAATCCTTATAAAGAATACATAGTTTATGAATCTATTTCGATGCTATTTACTTATTGGCCAAATTTGTTAGATCGACTAGAAGCCTCGACACCAACATTAAATGCCTGCCTTTTATTTGATATCAGTATGGAGTATATGCAGATGCTGTCCGAGCGGATCACCTATTATTTAAGAGGCCGTTTCTCCTGCACACCAATTCGTGTGACGACACTTGCAGATGTTGAAAAATCTTTATCCGACTATGATTGTGTCATTACAAACATTCCTGAAATTCAAACTGATACCGTACCGATAGTGATGATTCCTTTGATTCCTGACGCCCAAAGTTTTGATAAACTAATGCTGGTCTATGAGGAACATTTCAAAGAAAGCTAA
- a CDS encoding sulfatase-like hydrolase/transferase, with product MTETKSRNYDVLPILAACLLIILQRVLLSAVEIPQYATNPGRFYIYSFMKVIAGAGLNLIPLYMGYHYQKIYRKNVFSYLSRFFLLYLFIGLCSNVFFYIRSSALNLHDYWLGFFPISQNYFIYAVSCVLLFCSTPWLVKWLEQVSPKLLKNLFFALTLLFVIFPTLFSKDLWGFQEGQNIIWIFYLFFLGYIIKQFNWINKLKFSFLHLAFSVVILGGLILLMTQISLIVRGDASTANRFSVPYSLFSMYYTLSLFIFLQWLSQKMALRVKGPILSTSLITTIVLAYWPLISYRVTTYEKKSFPTSGKAWLLNIFEFVGIYILAAILFTLVCLLLQKTWPFKKINNYLAFNSLSELSQKLRAVKEWLYKKRAIFYVGIFFYFFTFIQIFLLEKKEGWKQTIQVALKVFTQRQSILVLTTFIIMAFFLLLLLLTNRFWYVFSITLVIDLLLTVSSVLKVTLREEPVFPSDLKMLNSISELLAMVSPILIVAGIIIVIFLTISSIIIQRKLQHRYALKFNWKKRVVGILTLLVLLSGVFFINHKNSPSYLLFNLFRVNKTFFNQGDAVRENGPIIQFLNNIDIEIMPEPEGYSKEKIEEIMKKYDEEAENINKTRHDWLNNQTLILNLSESFSDPSRLPNVTVSGNPIPEISQIKKDTTSGLMLSSGYGGGTANIEWQGLTGLDISSLSPTLVTPYTQLVDSQQISPNITNLFDEKIAIHPFTASLYKRKEVFEKFGFEQFYYVDSPDKLTYTDKIARNRYISDESAYKETLKALQSNTETTQFIQLSTMQNHMPYGDFYDQNDFSFEGTAVIDSKKHELVTFMQGLNYTDKAVKEFIEELDKIQKPITFVFYGDHLPPLYSGNDMKKYGLEHHETDYFIYSNAYSREQMQKLNKKVVSPNNFSALAFEQANIKVTPFYALLTQVANDLPAATIDPVSSVSNRYNGKQIFVTDKNKMISENELTKAQKEILADYNYIQYDLTAGEQYSAKWAEQKIES from the coding sequence TTGACAGAAACAAAATCTAGAAATTATGATGTCTTACCTATTTTAGCGGCTTGTCTTTTGATTATCTTACAGCGGGTGTTGCTCTCTGCAGTTGAGATACCTCAATATGCAACAAATCCTGGACGTTTTTATATTTATTCATTTATGAAAGTCATTGCAGGAGCAGGCTTAAATCTGATCCCTTTATATATGGGGTATCATTACCAAAAAATTTACCGAAAGAATGTATTTAGCTATTTAAGCCGATTCTTTCTACTCTATCTCTTTATCGGATTATGCAGCAATGTCTTTTTTTATATTCGTTCTTCTGCATTGAACTTGCATGATTACTGGTTAGGATTCTTTCCGATCAGCCAAAACTATTTTATCTATGCTGTTTCTTGTGTACTATTGTTTTGTAGCACCCCATGGTTGGTCAAATGGCTGGAACAAGTTTCACCTAAGTTATTGAAGAACCTCTTTTTTGCTTTAACATTGCTGTTCGTCATTTTCCCAACCTTATTCAGTAAAGATTTATGGGGATTTCAAGAGGGGCAAAATATTATCTGGATTTTCTACCTATTCTTTTTAGGTTATATAATCAAACAGTTCAACTGGATCAATAAATTGAAATTCAGCTTTTTGCATCTTGCTTTTAGTGTAGTAATCCTTGGTGGGTTGATTCTACTGATGACTCAAATTTCCTTGATCGTCAGAGGTGATGCCTCTACTGCTAATCGTTTTTCTGTACCCTATTCTTTATTTTCTATGTACTATACGCTTAGCCTGTTCATCTTCTTGCAATGGCTGTCACAAAAAATGGCTTTACGAGTAAAAGGACCTATTCTTTCCACAAGTTTGATTACTACGATCGTTCTTGCCTATTGGCCATTGATCAGCTATCGAGTAACCACTTACGAAAAGAAATCATTCCCAACTTCCGGCAAAGCTTGGCTTTTGAATATTTTTGAGTTTGTAGGAATCTATATACTCGCAGCTATTCTATTTACTTTAGTATGTCTCTTGCTGCAAAAAACATGGCCTTTCAAAAAAATAAATAATTATTTAGCCTTTAATTCCTTGTCTGAACTATCTCAAAAGCTCCGTGCTGTAAAAGAATGGCTCTATAAAAAAAGAGCAATTTTCTATGTCGGTATTTTCTTTTACTTCTTTACCTTCATACAAATCTTCTTATTAGAAAAAAAAGAGGGCTGGAAGCAAACCATCCAAGTTGCGCTTAAGGTATTTACTCAGCGTCAGTCTATTTTAGTTTTGACTACATTTATTATTATGGCTTTCTTTTTATTATTGTTATTACTTACAAACCGTTTTTGGTATGTTTTTTCGATTACATTGGTTATCGATTTACTACTCACCGTTTCCAGCGTACTGAAAGTCACACTTAGAGAAGAACCTGTTTTTCCTTCTGACTTAAAAATGCTGAATAGTATTTCTGAATTATTGGCGATGGTCAGCCCAATATTGATAGTAGCTGGGATTATTATCGTGATTTTCTTAACCATTTCCAGCATTATTATCCAACGGAAATTACAACATCGCTATGCCCTTAAATTTAATTGGAAGAAAAGAGTCGTTGGAATTCTGACGTTGCTTGTTTTACTTTCTGGTGTCTTTTTTATTAATCACAAAAATTCACCTTCTTATCTTCTTTTCAACCTGTTTAGAGTGAATAAGACATTCTTTAACCAAGGAGATGCTGTAAGAGAAAACGGACCGATCATTCAGTTTTTGAACAATATAGATATTGAGATCATGCCAGAGCCAGAAGGGTATTCTAAAGAAAAAATCGAAGAGATCATGAAGAAATATGATGAAGAAGCAGAAAATATCAACAAAACAAGACATGACTGGCTAAACAACCAAACACTGATTTTGAATTTGAGCGAGAGCTTCAGTGATCCTTCACGATTACCTAATGTCACTGTTTCAGGTAATCCGATTCCTGAAATTTCACAGATCAAAAAGGACACTACGAGTGGTCTGATGCTGTCGTCTGGCTACGGCGGCGGTACAGCAAATATCGAATGGCAAGGCTTGACCGGTTTGGATATAAGCAGTTTATCGCCAACATTAGTTACACCTTATACTCAGCTTGTCGATAGCCAACAGATCAGTCCAAATATCACAAATCTATTCGATGAAAAAATCGCGATCCACCCTTTTACCGCTTCTTTATATAAACGAAAAGAAGTATTTGAAAAATTTGGTTTTGAACAATTTTACTACGTTGACAGTCCTGACAAATTGACTTATACAGATAAAATCGCTAGAAATAGATATATTTCAGATGAGTCTGCTTATAAAGAAACACTCAAAGCATTACAAAGTAATACTGAAACCACTCAGTTTATTCAGCTTTCAACAATGCAAAATCATATGCCTTATGGTGATTTTTACGATCAAAATGACTTCAGCTTTGAGGGAACTGCTGTAATTGACAGTAAAAAACACGAATTAGTAACATTCATGCAGGGTCTGAATTACACAGATAAAGCTGTCAAAGAATTTATAGAGGAACTAGATAAAATTCAAAAACCAATCACATTTGTCTTTTATGGCGATCATTTGCCTCCTCTATACAGTGGAAATGACATGAAAAAATATGGTTTGGAGCATCATGAAACAGATTACTTTATCTACAGTAATGCTTATAGTCGTGAACAGATGCAGAAGCTAAATAAAAAAGTTGTTTCTCCAAATAATTTCTCTGCTTTAGCATTCGAACAAGCAAATATCAAAGTCACACCGTTTTATGCGTTACTAACACAAGTTGCAAACGATCTTCCCGCAGCAACGATCGATCCTGTATCAAGTGTTTCAAACCGTTATAATGGTAAACAGATTTTCGTCACTGATAAAAATAAGATGATTTCTGAAAATGAATTGACTAAAGCCCAGAAAGAGATTTTAGCTGATTATAATTATATCCAATATGACCTAACTGCTGGTGAACAATATTCAGCAAAATGGGCCGAACAAAAAATCGAGTCTTAG
- a CDS encoding lytic polysaccharide monooxygenase: MNKLTGWTMIAAVALGGASVLFAAEADAHGYVESPVSRGYQGVLDRNTLGWTEAFNKYGNVITNPQSLEALKGFPQQGPADGRIASADGGLGQIGDYVLDSTGVDRWKKQEAKTGVNTFTWTYTAPHSTSKWHYYITKNGWNPEKPLARENMELIGEIKHDGSTATNNRSHQVTIPSDHTGYHVVLAVWDVADTPNAFYNVIDLNLSSEGTTPPIEEAPAKPTNIKTSEVTVSTVKLTWGAVSNVKEYNVYRDGKKVGTVGGTQFNDSNLAEDTTYSYQVEAVGTNGKVSEKSTAVKVTTQSSTIEDKEKPTAPTNLHSMGTTANSVDLMWTKSAHFLGVKEYDVYRDGKKVATTTATRFKDTGLKAETTYTYTVKAISLGGNVSEESAAFSVTTKEASGQITTWEADKIYDTGDRVFYEGLEYEAKWWTKGNQPDQSDVWKLLPNQVAEWNVNKAYDGGSKVTFQGKTYQAKHWTKGDQPGASSVWELV, from the coding sequence ATGAACAAGTTAACAGGATGGACAATGATAGCAGCGGTTGCTTTAGGTGGGGCGAGTGTGTTGTTTGCTGCTGAGGCAGATGCACATGGATATGTTGAAAGCCCGGTAAGTCGAGGTTATCAGGGGGTGTTAGATCGTAATACATTGGGATGGACTGAAGCGTTTAATAAGTACGGGAACGTGATCACTAATCCACAATCATTAGAAGCGCTTAAAGGATTTCCGCAACAAGGACCTGCTGATGGACGTATAGCATCAGCGGATGGAGGACTTGGTCAGATAGGAGATTATGTGCTAGATAGTACTGGTGTCGATCGTTGGAAAAAACAAGAAGCAAAAACAGGTGTAAATACATTTACTTGGACATATACAGCACCACATTCTACATCAAAGTGGCATTACTATATCACTAAAAACGGTTGGAACCCAGAAAAACCATTAGCGAGAGAAAATATGGAGTTGATCGGCGAAATCAAGCATGATGGATCGACTGCAACCAATAACAGATCTCATCAAGTGACGATTCCAAGCGATCATACAGGATACCACGTTGTATTAGCTGTTTGGGATGTAGCGGATACTCCTAATGCATTTTATAATGTGATCGATTTAAACTTGAGCTCAGAGGGAACGACGCCACCTATAGAAGAAGCACCTGCGAAGCCAACGAATATAAAAACATCAGAAGTGACAGTTTCCACTGTGAAGCTAACGTGGGGTGCTGTATCCAATGTAAAAGAGTACAATGTTTACCGTGATGGTAAAAAAGTTGGTACAGTCGGCGGCACACAATTTAATGATTCAAATTTAGCGGAGGACACAACGTACTCGTATCAAGTGGAAGCTGTAGGTACAAATGGAAAAGTCTCTGAGAAAAGTACAGCAGTGAAAGTAACTACGCAATCATCAACAATAGAAGATAAGGAAAAACCAACGGCACCGACAAATCTTCATTCAATGGGAACAACGGCAAATTCAGTCGATTTGATGTGGACAAAATCTGCACACTTTTTGGGTGTTAAAGAATATGATGTATATCGTGATGGCAAAAAAGTAGCGACAACAACAGCAACTCGTTTCAAAGATACAGGGTTGAAAGCTGAAACAACATACACATATACAGTTAAAGCAATCAGTCTTGGCGGGAATGTGTCAGAAGAAAGTGCAGCATTTTCTGTAACAACTAAAGAGGCTAGTGGCCAAATCACGACATGGGAAGCAGATAAAATCTATGATACTGGAGATCGCGTGTTTTATGAAGGCTTAGAATATGAAGCAAAATGGTGGACGAAAGGAAATCAGCCTGATCAATCAGATGTGTGGAAACTCCTTCCGAACCAAGTTGCAGAATGGAATGTAAATAAAGCTTATGATGGCGGTTCAAAAGTAACCTTCCAAGGGAAAACGTATCAAGCGAAACATTGGACAAAAGGTGACCAACCAGGAGCGTCTTCTGTGTGGGAACTTGTATAA